The Vicia villosa cultivar HV-30 ecotype Madison, WI linkage group LG1, Vvil1.0, whole genome shotgun sequence genome includes a region encoding these proteins:
- the LOC131643585 gene encoding heavy metal-associated isoprenylated plant protein 39-like, with the protein MKKVVLKLEIKKGKIKKKAMKAVLGLSGLESFSVDMKEKILTLIRDIDPVKVVAKLRKFCHAEIISVGPKDSTIENVINPMFHGAGSTEGDPRPNRSNTSEKA; encoded by the exons ATGAAG AAAGTTGTGTTAAAGTTGGAGATAAAAAAAggcaaaatcaagaaaaaagctATGAAAGCAGTCTTGGGCCTTTCAG GACTTGAATCATTTTCTGTGGATATGAAAGAGAAGATATTGACCTTAATAAGAGATATTGATCCAGTAAAAGTAGTGGCTAAGCTAAGGAAGTTTTGTCATGCTGAAATTATCTCAGTTGGACCTAAGGATTCAACAATAGAAAATGTTATTAATCCCATGTTCCATGGTGCTGGTAGCACTGAAGGGGATCCTCGTCCTAATAG GTCAAACACTTCTGAAAAAGCATAG
- the LOC131649594 gene encoding uncharacterized protein LOC131649594, translating into MASSIGATRSCQFRSQCRCGLEAPLMTSWTDSNPGRRFFGCGMYKVQGRKRCSHFVWYDDELSSRAKEIIYSLQKKLEHERARLDEANTRVAEMKTKLNAMNLLMKFSVSMTLVMVVGLVMLNVMK; encoded by the exons ATGGCGAGTAGTATCGGGGCTACACGTTCATGTCAGTTTCGAAGCCAGTGCAGGTGTGGGCTTGAAGCTCCATTGATGACCTCATGGACTGATTCGAACCCAGGCAGACGTTTTTTTGGGTGTGGGATGTACAAG GTACAGGGGCGTAAAAGGTGTAGCCACTTTGTTTGGTACGACGATGAACTCTCATCAAGGGCCAAGGAAATTATCTACTCCCTGCAGAAAAAATTGGAGCATGAAAGGGCTAGATTGGATGAAGCTAATACAAGAGTAGCAGAAATGAAGACGAAGTTGAATGCAATGAACTTATTGATGAAATTCTCAGTTTCCATGACATTAGTTATGGTAGTAGGACTTGTGATGCTTAATGTAATGAAGTAG